A single region of the Streptomyces sp. NBC_01803 genome encodes:
- a CDS encoding electron transfer flavoprotein subunit beta/FixA family protein gives MSLRIVVCVKYVPDATGDRHFAEDLTTDREAVDGLLSELDEYAVEQALRIAEDADDAEVTVVTVGPEDATDALRKALSMGADKGVHVEDDDLHGTDVIGTSLVLAKAIEKTGYDLVVCGMASTDGGMGVLPAILAERLGVPQVTFLTEVSVADGTVSGRREGDAATEQVEAALPAVVSVTDRSGEARYPSFKGIMAAKKKPVETLDLEDLELEAEQVGLEGAFTKVLSATERPARTAGEIVTDEGEGAKLLAAFLAERKFI, from the coding sequence GTGAGTCTGAGGATCGTTGTCTGTGTGAAGTACGTGCCTGACGCCACGGGTGACCGGCACTTCGCGGAGGACCTGACCACGGACCGGGAGGCCGTGGACGGGCTGCTGTCGGAGCTGGACGAATATGCCGTGGAGCAGGCGCTCCGGATCGCCGAGGACGCGGACGACGCGGAGGTCACCGTCGTGACCGTCGGCCCGGAGGACGCCACCGACGCGCTGCGCAAGGCCCTGTCGATGGGCGCCGACAAGGGTGTGCACGTCGAGGACGACGACTTGCACGGCACCGACGTCATCGGCACCTCGCTGGTGCTGGCCAAGGCCATCGAGAAGACCGGCTACGACCTGGTGGTCTGCGGCATGGCCTCGACCGACGGCGGCATGGGCGTGCTGCCGGCGATCCTGGCCGAGCGGCTGGGCGTGCCGCAGGTGACCTTCCTGACGGAGGTGTCGGTCGCCGACGGCACGGTCTCCGGCCGCCGCGAGGGCGACGCCGCCACCGAGCAGGTCGAGGCCGCGCTGCCGGCCGTGGTCTCGGTCACCGACCGCTCGGGCGAGGCCCGTTACCCCTCCTTCAAGGGGATCATGGCCGCCAAGAAGAAGCCGGTGGAGACGCTGGATCTGGAGGACCTGGAGCTGGAGGCCGAGCAGGTCGGCCTGGAGGGTGCCTTCACCAAGGTGCTGTCGGCCACCGAGCGCCCGGCGCGCACGGCGGGCGAGATCGTCACCGACGAGGGCGAGGGCGCCAAGCTGCTGGCCGCCTTCCTCGCGGAGCGCAAGTTCATCTGA
- a CDS encoding TlpA family protein disulfide reductase codes for MTGLVVCVAVLAVAGAFGLWRRRRDGRLGMRDRDGGRRLDAAVIGAERLGRRATLVQFSTAFCQPCRATRRTLSEVAEMVEGVVHVEIDAEARLDLVRELGIVRTPTVLVLDAAGTVVRRASGQPRRADVFAALGAAVPG; via the coding sequence ATGACCGGACTCGTGGTGTGTGTGGCGGTGCTCGCGGTGGCGGGCGCCTTCGGGCTGTGGCGCCGGAGGCGTGACGGGAGGCTGGGGATGAGGGACCGGGACGGCGGCCGGCGGCTGGACGCCGCGGTGATCGGCGCCGAGCGGCTGGGACGGCGGGCCACCCTGGTGCAGTTCTCCACCGCGTTCTGCCAGCCCTGCCGGGCAACCCGCCGGACCCTGTCCGAGGTGGCGGAGATGGTGGAGGGCGTGGTCCACGTCGAGATCGACGCCGAGGCCCGCCTCGACCTCGTGCGTGAGCTGGGCATCGTCCGCACCCCGACCGTCCTGGTCCTGGACGCCGCCGGTACGGTCGTACGCAGGGCTTCGGGACAGCCACGCCGGGCGGACGTCTTCGCGGCCCTGGGAGCTGCCGTCCCCGGGTGA
- a CDS encoding GNAT family N-acetyltransferase: MTTTTDPTFRTAAEADIPALVALVESAYRGEASRTGWTTEADLLDGRRTDAAGVREVLGDPGGRLIVAELNGDLVACCHVARRDGPRPGESAAYFGMFAVRPVLQGAGLGRRVLAEAERLARAEWDAREMRMLVISARADLIAWYGRRGYTRTGRTSPFPYGDERFGIPRRPDLEFELLVKPLS; the protein is encoded by the coding sequence GTGACGACGACCACGGACCCGACCTTCCGCACGGCCGCCGAGGCCGACATCCCGGCCCTGGTGGCGCTGGTGGAGTCGGCGTACCGGGGCGAGGCCAGCCGGACCGGCTGGACCACCGAGGCCGACCTGCTGGACGGCCGGCGCACCGACGCCGCCGGTGTCCGCGAGGTCCTTGGCGACCCCGGTGGTCGGCTGATCGTGGCCGAGCTGAACGGGGACCTGGTCGCCTGCTGCCACGTGGCGCGTCGCGACGGGCCGCGGCCGGGGGAGTCCGCCGCGTACTTCGGGATGTTCGCCGTCCGTCCGGTCCTGCAGGGCGCCGGCCTCGGCCGGCGGGTGCTGGCCGAGGCCGAGCGGCTGGCGCGCGCGGAGTGGGACGCCCGCGAGATGCGGATGCTGGTGATCTCCGCGCGGGCGGACCTGATCGCCTGGTACGGGCGCCGCGGTTACACCCGCACCGGCCGGACCAGTCCCTTCCCGTACGGCGACGAGCGCTTCGGTATCCCGCGCCGACCGGATCTGGAGTTCGAGCTGCTGGTCAAGCCGCTGTCCTGA
- a CDS encoding DUF6421 family protein produces MTERLASITPVGGESPTGRVIAHRAWTTLKRAVESIRPAQSKDGSIDFTADGAPTRDRIARQLDRVVSAVRELAPLLPHDAAYHEALVADLRRWADDGFGVPDFLDSLLAFRPAADRTDGRQHLVVFPMYTQNGNPDRNLEAVVLRVVWPDWLAELERTRYDNPMFLGITFEDFTAGYDTNSAVLFPETIAVRQAPERFTWGGIFCDREAARFRRVVDAAREVTSLRLPDDAADLLGDQERCQQTFVLWDMIHDRTHSHGDLPFDPFMIKQRQPFWMYGLEELRCDLTAFHEAVRLEADGHPQGRDVQYAVLLDRLFRFPVTGARVRNYDGLGGQLLFAYLHQHDALRWTDNRLGVDWDHAREVTVRLREEIETLYRKGIDRPKLVHWLKAYDLVSAYLAPHPGSRWAQGPDALDLSLPPRKLVDEVLPDEFPLSLFYEALAKKLRGVVESTRGITAAGPVTRVA; encoded by the coding sequence GTGACGGAAAGATTGGCGTCCATCACCCCGGTTGGCGGCGAATCTCCCACCGGGCGCGTCATCGCCCACCGGGCCTGGACGACGCTCAAGCGCGCCGTGGAGAGCATCCGCCCCGCCCAGTCGAAGGACGGCTCCATCGACTTCACCGCCGACGGGGCGCCCACCCGCGACCGGATCGCCCGGCAGCTCGACCGCGTCGTGTCCGCCGTGCGCGAGCTGGCCCCTCTGCTCCCGCACGACGCCGCCTACCACGAGGCGCTCGTCGCCGACCTGCGCCGCTGGGCCGACGACGGCTTCGGCGTCCCCGACTTCCTCGACTCGCTGCTCGCCTTCCGGCCCGCCGCCGACCGCACCGACGGCCGCCAGCACCTCGTCGTCTTCCCCATGTACACGCAGAACGGCAACCCGGACCGGAACCTGGAGGCCGTCGTGCTGCGCGTGGTGTGGCCCGACTGGCTGGCCGAGCTGGAGCGCACCCGCTACGACAACCCGATGTTCCTCGGCATCACCTTCGAGGACTTCACGGCCGGGTACGACACCAACTCCGCCGTCCTGTTCCCCGAGACCATCGCCGTCCGCCAGGCCCCCGAGCGCTTCACCTGGGGCGGCATCTTCTGCGACCGCGAGGCCGCCCGCTTCCGCCGCGTCGTCGACGCCGCCCGCGAGGTCACCAGCCTGCGCCTGCCCGACGACGCGGCGGACCTGCTCGGCGACCAGGAGCGCTGCCAGCAGACGTTCGTGCTCTGGGACATGATCCACGACCGTACCCACAGCCACGGCGACCTGCCGTTCGACCCGTTCATGATCAAGCAGCGCCAGCCGTTCTGGATGTACGGCCTGGAGGAGCTGCGCTGCGACCTGACCGCCTTCCACGAGGCGGTCCGCCTGGAGGCCGACGGCCACCCCCAGGGCCGCGACGTCCAGTACGCCGTGCTGCTGGACCGGCTGTTCCGCTTCCCCGTGACCGGCGCGCGCGTCCGCAACTACGACGGTCTCGGCGGCCAGCTCCTGTTCGCCTACCTCCACCAGCACGACGCCCTGCGCTGGACCGACAACCGGCTCGGCGTCGACTGGGACCACGCCCGCGAGGTCACCGTCCGGCTGCGCGAGGAGATCGAGACCCTCTACCGCAAGGGCATCGACCGGCCCAAGCTCGTCCACTGGCTCAAGGCGTACGACCTCGTCTCCGCCTACCTCGCCCCGCACCCCGGCTCCCGCTGGGCCCAGGGTCCCGACGCCCTCGACCTGAGCCTGCCGCCCCGCAAGCTCGTCGACGAGGTGCTGCCCGACGAGTTCCCGCTGAGTCTGTTCTACGAGGCCCTGGCCAAGAAGCTCCGCGGCGTCGTCGAGTCCACCCGCGGCATCACCGCGGCCGGCCCCGTCACCAGGGTGGCGTGA
- a CDS encoding electron transfer flavoprotein subunit alpha/FixB family protein, translating into MAEILVYVDHADGAVRKPTLELLTLARRLGDPVAVYLGAGVEGAAAALAEYGAVKVLAADAPEFGDYLVVPKVDALGAAVEAVSPAVVLVPSSAEGKEIAARLAVRLGSGLITDAIDLTAGDDGAPVATQSVFAAAFTTTSSVTTGTPVITVKPNSTAPEAAPAAGTVEQLPVTFGELATGTRVVSRSERESTGRPDLTEAAIVVSGGRGVNGAENFAIIEALADSLGAAVGASRAAVDAGWYPHSNQVGQTGKTVSPQLYVAAGISGAIQHRAGMQTSKTIVAINKDEEAPIFELVDYGIVGDLFDVVPALTDEVKARKG; encoded by the coding sequence ATGGCTGAAATTCTTGTTTACGTCGACCACGCGGACGGTGCCGTCCGCAAGCCCACGCTGGAGCTGCTGACCCTCGCCCGCCGCCTCGGCGACCCGGTCGCGGTGTACCTGGGCGCGGGCGTCGAGGGCGCCGCGGCGGCGCTGGCCGAGTACGGCGCCGTGAAGGTGCTGGCGGCCGACGCCCCGGAGTTCGGGGACTACCTGGTCGTCCCCAAGGTGGACGCCCTGGGGGCCGCCGTCGAGGCGGTCTCTCCGGCCGTCGTCCTGGTGCCCTCCTCCGCCGAGGGCAAGGAGATCGCCGCCCGCCTCGCGGTGCGGCTGGGCTCCGGCCTGATCACCGACGCGATCGACCTGACCGCCGGTGACGACGGCGCGCCCGTCGCCACCCAGTCCGTGTTCGCCGCCGCGTTCACCACCACTTCCTCGGTCACCACCGGCACCCCGGTGATCACCGTCAAGCCCAACTCCACCGCCCCGGAGGCCGCCCCGGCCGCCGGCACGGTCGAGCAGCTGCCGGTGACGTTCGGCGAGCTGGCCACCGGCACCAGGGTCGTCTCCCGCAGCGAGCGCGAGTCCACCGGCCGCCCGGACCTGACCGAGGCCGCCATCGTGGTCTCCGGCGGCCGTGGCGTGAACGGCGCGGAGAACTTCGCGATCATCGAGGCCCTCGCCGACTCGCTCGGCGCGGCCGTCGGCGCCTCCCGCGCCGCCGTGGACGCCGGCTGGTACCCGCACAGCAACCAGGTCGGCCAGACCGGCAAGACCGTCTCGCCGCAGCTCTACGTCGCGGCGGGCATCTCCGGCGCCATCCAGCACCGGGCCGGCATGCAGACCTCGAAGACCATCGTGGCCATCAACAAGGACGAA
- a CDS encoding threonine aldolase family protein: MAHPPAVTTDARRRHDPAVRGFASDNYAGAYPEILAALALANGGHQTSYGDDDYTAHLRDVFRAHFGPTAEVYPVFNGTGANVVSLQALTDRWGAVITTTTAHIHTDEGGAPERVGALKLLTVPTAHGKLTPELVAREAFGRDDEHRATPQVVSLTQSTELGTLYTPEEIRAVTDFAHERGMTVHLDGARIANAAAALGLPLRAFTTDAGVDVVSFGGTKNGLLFGEAVVVLTPGAVRAMRHIRKFSMQLASKMRFVSVQFEALLAGELWLRGARHANAMARRLADGVREVPGVTVLHPVQANAVFARLPRDVSERLRKRYRFYYWDEAAGDVRWMCSFDTTEEDVDGFLAVLRAETAR, translated from the coding sequence GTGGCTCACCCCCCAGCCGTGACCACCGACGCCCGCCGCCGCCACGACCCGGCCGTGCGCGGCTTCGCCAGCGACAACTACGCCGGGGCGTACCCGGAGATCCTGGCCGCCCTCGCGCTGGCGAACGGCGGCCACCAGACCTCCTACGGCGACGACGACTACACCGCGCACCTGCGGGACGTCTTCCGCGCCCACTTCGGGCCCACCGCCGAGGTCTACCCGGTCTTCAACGGCACCGGCGCCAACGTCGTCTCCCTCCAGGCCCTCACCGACCGGTGGGGCGCCGTGATCACCACGACCACCGCCCACATCCACACCGACGAGGGCGGCGCTCCGGAGCGGGTCGGCGCCCTCAAGCTGCTGACCGTGCCCACCGCGCACGGCAAGCTCACCCCCGAGCTGGTCGCCCGCGAGGCGTTCGGCCGGGACGACGAGCACCGCGCCACGCCCCAGGTCGTCTCCCTCACCCAGAGCACCGAGCTCGGCACCCTCTACACCCCCGAGGAGATCCGCGCCGTCACCGACTTCGCCCATGAGCGCGGCATGACGGTCCACCTCGACGGAGCCCGGATCGCCAACGCCGCCGCCGCCCTCGGCCTGCCGCTGCGCGCCTTCACCACCGACGCAGGCGTCGACGTGGTGTCGTTCGGCGGGACGAAGAACGGCCTGCTCTTCGGCGAGGCCGTCGTCGTCCTCACCCCCGGCGCGGTCCGCGCCATGCGCCACATCCGCAAGTTCTCCATGCAGCTCGCCAGCAAGATGCGCTTCGTCTCCGTGCAGTTCGAGGCACTGCTCGCCGGCGAGCTGTGGCTGCGCGGCGCCCGGCACGCCAACGCCATGGCCCGGCGCCTGGCCGACGGCGTCCGCGAGGTGCCCGGCGTCACCGTCCTCCACCCCGTCCAGGCCAACGCGGTCTTCGCCCGCCTCCCGCGCGACGTCAGCGAGCGGCTGCGCAAGCGGTACCGCTTCTACTACTGGGACGAGGCCGCCGGGGACGTCCGCTGGATGTGTTCCTTCGACACCACCGAGGAGGACGTCGACGGCTTTCTCGCCGTGCTCCGCGCCGAGACGGCCCGCTGA
- a CDS encoding lysophospholipid acyltransferase family protein encodes MAELVYPPVIGVARTMFKALDLRFDIAGSEHVPRRGGAVLVSNHIGYLDFVFAGFACRPAKRLVRFMAKESVFRHRVSGPLMRAMKHIPVDRAAGMQAFEPAVRALRSGEIVGVFPEGTISESFTLDKFKTGAVRMAQQAGVPVLPVALWGTQRLWTKGHERDMGRHHLPITIRVGEPIAADPSEPALALTRRVRGRVQELLESAQQAYPVKPQDQEDAWWLPAHLGGTAPPPSRTSTS; translated from the coding sequence ATGGCAGAGCTTGTCTACCCGCCGGTCATCGGCGTCGCCCGGACGATGTTCAAGGCGCTCGATCTGCGCTTCGACATCGCCGGCAGCGAACACGTGCCGCGCCGGGGCGGCGCCGTGCTGGTCAGCAACCACATCGGCTATCTCGACTTCGTCTTCGCCGGGTTCGCCTGTCGGCCCGCCAAGCGGCTGGTGCGGTTCATGGCCAAGGAGTCGGTCTTCCGGCACCGGGTGTCCGGACCGCTCATGCGGGCGATGAAGCACATCCCGGTGGACCGCGCCGCGGGCATGCAGGCGTTCGAGCCGGCGGTGCGGGCGCTGCGCTCGGGGGAGATCGTGGGCGTCTTCCCGGAGGGGACGATCTCGGAGTCCTTCACGCTGGACAAGTTCAAGACGGGCGCGGTGCGGATGGCGCAGCAGGCCGGGGTGCCGGTGCTGCCGGTGGCCCTGTGGGGCACCCAGCGGCTGTGGACCAAGGGCCACGAGCGGGACATGGGGCGCCATCACCTCCCGATCACCATCCGGGTGGGCGAGCCGATCGCGGCCGATCCGTCCGAGCCCGCGCTGGCCCTGACCCGCCGGGTGCGCGGGCGGGTGCAGGAGCTCCTGGAGTCGGCGCAGCAGGCCTACCCGGTCAAGCCGCAGGACCAGGAGGACGCCTGGTGGCTGCCGGCCCACCTCGGTGGCACGGCCCCGCCGCCCTCCAGGACGTCGACGAGCTGA
- a CDS encoding M56 family metallopeptidase, with protein MVIAITLLVLGGLTAAAAPRVLARVSWPDREPVLALWVWQCVVVAVLLCCVLAMALTGAAAWHEVRGQVFGPAPSQVTEAYGLQLGERRWAAAVAVLLACGGVWTAVMLTREVRAARAARRRKHAGLLSRSPRLPWEAADAGDRLIVLEDERPDAWLLGGPAPRLVITTAALRRLNGRQLDAVIAHEQGHVRARHHWLLHCSGALANGFPRVPVFAAFRHQVHRLVELAADDVASRSFGRLTTALALVGLNEDRGVFACHAHHAHVPHRVHRLLTPAPRLSVPRRLRLTAAATLVPAVPLLVTFAPGLTALGR; from the coding sequence ATGGTGATCGCCATCACGCTGCTCGTGCTCGGCGGGCTGACCGCGGCCGCGGCGCCGCGCGTGCTGGCCCGGGTCTCCTGGCCGGACCGGGAGCCGGTGCTGGCCCTGTGGGTGTGGCAGTGCGTCGTCGTGGCGGTGCTGCTGTGCTGCGTGCTGGCCATGGCGCTGACCGGTGCCGCGGCCTGGCACGAGGTGCGCGGCCAGGTCTTCGGGCCGGCGCCGAGTCAGGTGACCGAGGCGTACGGGCTGCAGCTCGGCGAGCGGCGCTGGGCCGCCGCCGTGGCGGTGCTGCTGGCCTGCGGCGGCGTCTGGACGGCCGTGATGCTCACCCGCGAGGTGCGGGCGGCGCGGGCGGCCCGCCGCCGCAAGCACGCCGGGCTGCTGTCGCGCTCACCGCGGCTGCCCTGGGAGGCGGCCGACGCGGGCGACCGGCTGATCGTGCTGGAGGACGAACGTCCGGACGCCTGGCTGCTGGGCGGACCCGCGCCGCGTCTGGTGATCACCACGGCGGCGCTCCGCCGGCTGAACGGGCGCCAGCTCGACGCCGTCATCGCCCACGAGCAGGGCCATGTCCGGGCCCGGCACCACTGGCTGCTGCACTGTTCCGGCGCGCTGGCCAACGGCTTCCCCCGGGTGCCGGTCTTCGCCGCGTTCCGGCACCAGGTGCACCGCCTGGTCGAGCTGGCCGCCGACGACGTGGCCTCCCGGAGCTTCGGCCGGCTCACCACCGCGCTGGCCCTGGTCGGGCTCAACGAGGACCGCGGCGTCTTCGCCTGCCACGCCCACCACGCCCACGTGCCGCACCGGGTGCACCGGCTGCTGACTCCCGCGCCGCGGCTGTCCGTCCCGCGCCGCCTGCGGCTGACCGCCGCCGCGACGCTGGTGCCCGCCGTGCCGCTGCTGGTCACTTTCGCGCCGGGACTGACCGCGCTCGGCCGCTGA
- a CDS encoding glycerophosphodiester phosphodiesterase, producing MPLLTVGHRGLMGVEPENTLRSFRRAERAGVDAVELDLRLSKDGELVVIHDAEVERTTDGSGRVADLTLAELRGLDAGRGERVPLFTEVVAAVAAPLQAEIKDPAAARSLALAVGHGRLHGRVRAISFHEEALREIRERLPGLPVALVTGRSTATAPERAAALGADMVSCELAHLDPDVVGRCRAAGVRVIAWTVNDAAELARARALGLDGVVTDVPRIVRAVRTAA from the coding sequence ATGCCGCTGCTGACCGTGGGACACCGCGGACTGATGGGCGTGGAGCCGGAGAACACCCTCCGGTCCTTCCGCCGGGCCGAGCGCGCGGGTGTGGACGCCGTCGAGCTGGACCTGCGTCTGAGCAAGGACGGCGAGCTGGTGGTGATCCACGACGCCGAGGTCGAGCGCACCACCGACGGCTCCGGGCGGGTCGCCGACCTCACCCTGGCCGAGCTGCGCGGCCTCGACGCGGGCCGGGGCGAGCGCGTCCCGCTGTTCACCGAGGTCGTGGCCGCGGTGGCGGCCCCGTTGCAGGCCGAGATCAAGGACCCGGCCGCCGCCCGGAGTCTCGCCCTGGCCGTCGGGCACGGCCGGCTGCACGGCCGCGTGCGGGCGATCTCCTTTCACGAGGAGGCCCTGCGGGAGATCCGCGAACGGCTGCCCGGCCTGCCCGTGGCGCTGGTCACCGGCCGCTCCACCGCGACCGCGCCGGAGCGGGCGGCGGCGCTGGGCGCGGACATGGTCTCCTGCGAGCTGGCGCACCTGGACCCGGACGTGGTCGGGCGGTGCCGCGCGGCGGGCGTGCGGGTCATCGCCTGGACGGTGAACGACGCGGCGGAGCTGGCCCGCGCCCGCGCGCTCGGGCTGGACGGGGTGGTGACCGACGTGCCGCGGATCGTGCGCGCGGTCAGGACAGCGGCTTGA
- a CDS encoding TetR/AcrR family transcriptional regulator, whose amino-acid sequence MSPRSASVNEEMRRRSRQRLLEATVELVAERGFDATTLGDIADRAGSARGLISYYFPGKRQLLQSAVHRLMHLTLAEALDRSPRPTGARAGEELLARAIDAILGLARDRPTLMRAHMAGLLQQEGFIQCVEQQRLAAVLRETMARYGSPDPDTDYTLLRALLMGAVVAQLLPGAPMPPGRLRQELFSRYGLAWELGVPPGDEPSGGTPRQFATPQR is encoded by the coding sequence ATGTCCCCTCGCAGCGCTTCGGTCAATGAAGAAATGCGCCGACGCTCTCGGCAAAGGTTGCTCGAGGCTACCGTCGAGCTCGTCGCCGAGCGGGGCTTCGACGCGACGACGCTGGGGGACATCGCCGACCGGGCGGGCTCGGCCCGCGGCCTGATCTCCTATTACTTCCCCGGCAAGCGCCAGCTCCTGCAGTCCGCCGTGCACCGGCTGATGCATCTGACGCTCGCGGAGGCGCTGGACCGGTCGCCGCGGCCGACGGGCGCGCGGGCCGGGGAGGAGCTGCTGGCCCGTGCCATCGACGCGATCCTCGGGCTCGCCCGGGACCGTCCGACGCTGATGCGCGCGCACATGGCGGGGCTGCTGCAACAGGAGGGCTTCATCCAGTGCGTCGAGCAGCAGCGGCTGGCGGCCGTGCTGCGGGAGACGATGGCGCGGTACGGCTCGCCCGATCCGGACACGGACTACACGCTGCTGCGGGCACTGCTGATGGGCGCGGTGGTGGCCCAGCTCCTGCCCGGGGCGCCGATGCCGCCGGGGCGGCTGCGCCAGGAGCTCTTCAGCCGCTACGGACTCGCGTGGGAGCTCGGTGTCCCACCGGGCGACGAGCCGTCCGGCGGGACACCGCGTCAGTTCGCGACTCCTCAGCGGTAG
- a CDS encoding DUF5134 domain-containing protein, whose translation MHGPELVGWLVVALCGGTGAFSLARMRAGPAGARHAAGIEAAMGFGMALMAVPPAALPATPPPAGFAVLFAATALWSAALLRAGAAHQAHHVVESLAMVYMAVAMAAAPGGHAGHAPGGVPLVTGVLLAYFALYTLRTGPRLLPTAAGGTPGPVPVRGPAAGSHCAAPELAAACRLALSVGMFATLLAL comes from the coding sequence GTGCACGGACCGGAGCTGGTGGGCTGGCTGGTGGTGGCGCTGTGCGGCGGCACGGGCGCCTTCAGTCTGGCGCGGATGCGCGCGGGCCCGGCGGGGGCGCGGCACGCGGCGGGGATCGAGGCGGCGATGGGCTTCGGCATGGCGCTGATGGCCGTACCCCCGGCCGCGCTGCCCGCGACGCCGCCGCCGGCCGGGTTCGCGGTGCTGTTCGCGGCGACGGCGCTGTGGTCGGCCGCGCTGCTGCGGGCGGGCGCGGCGCATCAGGCGCACCACGTGGTGGAGAGCCTGGCCATGGTGTACATGGCGGTGGCGATGGCCGCCGCCCCGGGCGGGCACGCCGGGCACGCGCCGGGCGGGGTGCCGTTGGTGACCGGGGTGCTGCTGGCCTACTTCGCCCTCTACACGCTGCGGACCGGGCCGCGCCTGCTGCCGACCGCGGCCGGCGGGACGCCCGGCCCGGTCCCGGTCCGGGGTCCGGCCGCGGGGTCGCACTGCGCGGCGCCGGAGCTGGCGGCGGCCTGCCGACTCGCGCTGTCGGTCGGGATGTTCGCGACGCTGCTGGCCCTGTGA
- a CDS encoding SDR family NAD(P)-dependent oxidoreductase, with amino-acid sequence MSTIPSMPEDADGGGPLEGAVVAVAGAGGPAGHATLLRLAQAGATVVASDADAQRLAEGVDAARFAHGGATVMGDTVDLLDPGATREWAAKTEQDLGRVDGLVHLVGGWRGATSFAATDLADWDLLHDLLIRTVQHTSLAFEGPLARSGNGRYVLISAAGATRPTAGNAAYAAAKAAAEAWTLALADAFSKSGPADRPPAAATVLVVKALVGDAMRRERPEATFPGFTDVHDLADEIRRLWHRPTAEVNGTRLWLTPQP; translated from the coding sequence ATGAGCACCATCCCATCCATGCCCGAGGACGCCGACGGCGGGGGCCCGCTGGAGGGCGCGGTCGTCGCCGTGGCCGGCGCCGGCGGCCCGGCCGGCCACGCGACGCTGCTGCGGCTCGCCCAGGCCGGCGCCACCGTGGTGGCCTCCGACGCCGACGCCCAGCGGCTGGCCGAGGGCGTCGACGCCGCCCGCTTCGCCCACGGCGGCGCGACCGTCATGGGGGACACCGTCGACCTCCTCGACCCGGGCGCCACCCGCGAGTGGGCGGCCAAGACCGAGCAGGACCTCGGCCGCGTCGACGGCCTGGTCCACCTCGTCGGCGGCTGGCGCGGCGCCACGTCCTTCGCGGCCACCGACCTCGCCGACTGGGACCTCCTGCACGACCTGCTGATCCGCACCGTCCAGCACACCTCCCTCGCCTTCGAGGGGCCACTGGCCCGCTCCGGCAACGGCCGGTACGTGCTGATCAGCGCCGCCGGCGCGACCCGCCCCACCGCCGGGAACGCCGCCTACGCAGCCGCCAAGGCCGCCGCCGAGGCGTGGACGCTCGCCCTCGCCGACGCCTTCAGCAAGTCGGGACCGGCCGACCGCCCGCCCGCCGCCGCCACCGTCCTCGTCGTCAAGGCCCTGGTCGGCGACGCGATGCGGCGGGAGCGCCCGGAGGCCACGTTCCCCGGCTTCACCGACGTCCACGACCTGGCCGACGAGATCCGCCGGCTCTGGCACAGGCCCACCGCCGAAGTGAACGGAACCCGCCTGTGGCTCACCCCCCAGCCGTGA
- a CDS encoding DUF4395 domain-containing protein, with the protein MRIDVRGPRFGAAVTTVVLAAVLITGSAWLLAAQTVVFGLGAALGTRYAPYGVLFRVVVLPRLGPVRETEDAGPPRFAQAVGLGFALAGLIGYVAGPQALGMAATACALAAAFLNAAFGYCLGCEAYLLLRRALN; encoded by the coding sequence ATGCGCATAGATGTCAGGGGGCCGCGGTTCGGCGCGGCCGTCACCACGGTGGTGCTCGCGGCGGTGCTGATCACGGGAAGCGCGTGGCTGCTGGCGGCCCAGACGGTGGTGTTCGGCCTGGGCGCGGCGCTCGGGACGCGGTACGCGCCGTACGGGGTGCTCTTCCGGGTGGTCGTGCTGCCGCGGCTGGGGCCGGTCCGGGAGACCGAGGACGCGGGCCCGCCGCGCTTCGCGCAGGCCGTGGGGCTCGGCTTCGCGCTGGCGGGCCTGATCGGCTACGTGGCGGGGCCGCAGGCGCTGGGCATGGCGGCGACGGCGTGCGCGCTGGCCGCCGCCTTCCTCAACGCCGCCTTCGGCTACTGCCTGGGATGTGAGGCGTATCTGCTCCTCCGCCGGGCGCTCAACTAG